The Cellulomonas shaoxiangyii sequence GTCGGCGGCATGAAGGGCACCACCTGGGTGCAGATCATCAAGGCGATCCTGCTCATCGTGGGTGCCGGCGTCATGACGGTCTGGGTGCTCGCGCGGTTCGGGTTCAACCTGTCCGAGCTGCTGCAGGGCGCGATCGACGTCGCGGGCGAGGGCGGCGAGACGCTCATCGAGCCGGGACGCCAGTACGGCGCGTCGGCCCTCACACAGCTCAACTTCCTCTCGCTGGCGCTCGCGCTGGTGCTCGGCACGGCGGGCCTGCCGCACGTGCTGATGCGCTTCTACACGGTGCCGTCGGCGAAGGAGGCGCGCCGTTCCGTCGTGTGGGCGATCTGGCTGATCGGCATCTTCTACCTGTTCACGCTCGTGCTGGGGTACGGCGCCGGCGCACTCGTCGGCCCCGAGCGGATCGCGTCCGCCCCGGGCCGTGCGAACTCCGCCGCGCCGCTGCTGGCCTACGAGCTGGGGGGCGTGCTCCTGCTCGGGATCATCTCGGCGGTCGCGTTCGCGACGATCCTCGCCGTGGTCGCCGGCCTGACGATCACGGCGGCGGCGTCGTTCGCGCACGACATCTACGCGTCGGTCATCAAGCGCGGCGAGGTCGAGCCCGACAAGGAGGTGCGCGTCGCGCGCATCACCGTCGTGGCGATCGGCGCCCTGGCGATCCTCGGCGGCATCTTCGCGAACGGCCAGAACGTCGCGTTCCTCGTGGCGCTCGCGTTCGCCGTGGCGGCCTCGGCGAACCTGCCGACGATCATCTACTCGCTGTTCTGGAAGCGGTTCAACACGGCCGGTGCGCTGTGGAGCATGTACGGCGGGCTCGTGTCGTGCCTCGTCCTCATCGCGTTCTCGCCCGTGGTCTCGGGCAAGGTCGACGCCGCGACGGGGGAGAGCCTGTCCATGATCCGCGACACCTCGGTGGACTTCGCGATCTTCCCGCTCGAGAACCCCGGCATCGTGTCGATCCCGCTGGCGTTCCTGCTCGGCATCGTCGGGACGCTGCTGAGCAAGGAGCAGCCCGACCCGGAGAAGTTCGCCGAGATGGAGGTCCGCTCCCTGACCGGCGCCGGTGCGGAGAAGGCGACGCCGCACTGACCGGACCGTGCCGCGCGTCCGCCCGTCCCGCACCCGCGGGGCGGGCGGACGGCCCGCCGGGCGCCCGCCGTGCCCGCGGGTGCGCCCGGCGACGCGACCGGCTCAGCCGGCGGCGGGCAGGTGCGTGACGAAGATCGCGGTCCCGGGGAGCACGCGCCCCCGCACGGGGCCCCAGCCGCCCCAGACCCGCTCGTGGCCCGCCGGCCACTCGGGCTCGACGAGGCGGTCGAGCACGAACCCGGCGCCCACGAGGTCGGCGACGTGGTCGCCGAGCGTGCGGTGGTACTCGGCGTAGAGCACGCGGCCGTCGGCGGCCTGCTCGACGTACGGGCGCCGGTCGAAGTAGGAGCGCGTGGCCGTGAGCCCGCCCGGCCCCGGGTCGTCCGGGAATGCCCACCGCACGGGGTGCGTCACCGAGAACACCCAGCGTCCGCCCGGGCGCAGCACCCGGGCGGCCTCGGCGTGCACCCGGTGCGGGTCGGGCACGAACGGCAGCGCGCCGAACGCGGTGAAGACGACGTCGAACGTGGCGTCGGCGAACGGCAGGGCGCGGGCGTCGGCCTGCACGAGCGGGACACGCCCGCGGCCCGCGCCGGTGGCGGCCGCCCCGGCCGCCAGCATCCCGTGTGAGACGTCGGTCGCGACCGCGTGGGCCCCGGCGGCGGTGAGCCACCGCGTGCCCTGCGCCGCGCCGGCGCCGACCTCGAGCACGCGCGCGCCCGCGACGTCGCCGAGCAGCCGGGCCTGCGACTCGCGCACGCCCTCCGGGCACCACAGCAGGTCGACGTCCCCGAGGAAGTCCCCGTGCTCCGCGAGGTACTCCCCGGCGTTGGCGTCCCACCACCGGCGGGCCGCGCGGCCGCCCTGCTCGTCGGGCACGCGCAGGAAACCCGCGCTGGCCAGCGTGTCGTCGCCCGATTCGTGGTCCACACGTCCAGTCTGTCCGATGCGGAATCCGTACCAGTGCGTAACAACGGCGTGACAACGCACACCTAGCGTTCGCCGGGTCCCGCGAGGCGCGATCGTCGTGCCCGTCAGAGAGGTGGCTGATC is a genomic window containing:
- a CDS encoding solute symporter family protein; the encoded protein is MSGTVLAGVLPAATAPAEQIGEPVVNIAIFGAFVLVTLVIVFRASRNNRSAADYYAAGRSFTGPQNGTAIAGDYLSAASFLGICGAIAIYGYDGFLYSIGFLVAWLVALLLVAELLRNTGRFTMADVLSFRLRQRPVRMAAAISTLAVVFFYLLAQMAGAGGLVALLLGLDTAAAQGVVIAVVGTLMILYVLVGGMKGTTWVQIIKAILLIVGAGVMTVWVLARFGFNLSELLQGAIDVAGEGGETLIEPGRQYGASALTQLNFLSLALALVLGTAGLPHVLMRFYTVPSAKEARRSVVWAIWLIGIFYLFTLVLGYGAGALVGPERIASAPGRANSAAPLLAYELGGVLLLGIISAVAFATILAVVAGLTITAAASFAHDIYASVIKRGEVEPDKEVRVARITVVAIGALAILGGIFANGQNVAFLVALAFAVAASANLPTIIYSLFWKRFNTAGALWSMYGGLVSCLVLIAFSPVVSGKVDAATGESLSMIRDTSVDFAIFPLENPGIVSIPLAFLLGIVGTLLSKEQPDPEKFAEMEVRSLTGAGAEKATPH
- a CDS encoding class I SAM-dependent methyltransferase; the encoded protein is MDHESGDDTLASAGFLRVPDEQGGRAARRWWDANAGEYLAEHGDFLGDVDLLWCPEGVRESQARLLGDVAGARVLEVGAGAAQGTRWLTAAGAHAVATDVSHGMLAAGAAATGAGRGRVPLVQADARALPFADATFDVVFTAFGALPFVPDPHRVHAEAARVLRPGGRWVFSVTHPVRWAFPDDPGPGGLTATRSYFDRRPYVEQAADGRVLYAEYHRTLGDHVADLVGAGFVLDRLVEPEWPAGHERVWGGWGPVRGRVLPGTAIFVTHLPAAG